Proteins encoded together in one Prosthecobacter debontii window:
- a CDS encoding bifunctional serine/threonine-protein kinase/formylglycine-generating enzyme family protein: MSDTNASLIACPRCGKSYARKMLVGGVCPACVAKNMQRQLFANLEAEIEEKEPLSLNVQGYEIQELIGGGGMGEVYRAVLTARGRVVAMKVVSGRLTRDPEVTGRFEAEVAALSQLSHHNVVRVLDHGETVNGRHFLVMEYVDGCDLRRLLRAQRLELERALDIFLKVCAGVSHAHQRGFVHRDIKPANILIGADGTVKVADFGLAKTLVESASSYGFTQTRDTFGTPYYVAPEVTRSAGQADARADVYALGVLLYELLTGSVPMGQFTPLSQKTGLSKKIDGIINHALADDPQRRLSSVEEMATAVEKIAAEHQRGHVKRVRSRKLMTLAAIFATLGLGAAVGSWISERHVPAYLLSRSGGDAVKASRERPWRNSLGMSFVPVPVPKQRLLFSQFETRVKEYEAFTALNQALLPSLQEEIYSERREVTKNTPAVSSEKELTNWRKPGFSQTPDHPVCGMRLAQARLFCAWLTRHEHDLGWLKEGQVYRLPTDAEWSFAAGITDDAGPYASDRLSTEPNLLPTGNFAGQEVKRLALWPLRRPADAAEDSYPCTAPVGSFPANAYGLFDLHGNVLEWTMTRLDGRFGFPPDYFCLRGGSWATGRLNEMRPEFRKGTRSTRAQADFGFRIVLDLESKVESLRSLDPLE, encoded by the coding sequence TTGAGTGATACGAACGCCAGCCTGATCGCCTGCCCGCGCTGTGGCAAAAGCTACGCCCGCAAAATGCTGGTGGGCGGTGTCTGCCCTGCCTGTGTGGCGAAGAACATGCAGCGCCAACTCTTTGCCAACCTGGAGGCTGAGATCGAGGAAAAGGAGCCGCTGTCTCTGAATGTGCAGGGGTATGAGATCCAGGAGCTCATCGGCGGGGGCGGTATGGGAGAGGTTTACCGCGCCGTGCTCACCGCCCGTGGCCGCGTGGTGGCCATGAAGGTCGTCTCCGGCCGCTTGACGCGTGACCCGGAAGTGACCGGACGTTTCGAGGCGGAGGTGGCCGCCCTGTCTCAGCTCAGCCATCACAACGTGGTGCGCGTGCTGGATCATGGGGAGACGGTGAATGGCCGCCACTTCCTGGTGATGGAGTATGTGGATGGCTGTGACCTGCGCCGCCTGCTGCGGGCTCAGCGTCTGGAGCTGGAGCGTGCCCTCGATATCTTTTTGAAAGTGTGCGCCGGTGTCAGTCATGCCCACCAGCGCGGCTTTGTGCATCGGGATATCAAGCCGGCCAACATCCTCATCGGCGCAGATGGCACGGTGAAGGTGGCGGACTTTGGCTTGGCTAAAACCCTGGTGGAAAGCGCCTCCTCCTACGGTTTCACCCAGACTCGAGATACCTTTGGCACCCCCTACTATGTGGCCCCGGAAGTGACACGCAGCGCCGGGCAAGCCGATGCCCGTGCAGATGTGTATGCGCTCGGCGTGCTGCTGTATGAGCTGCTCACCGGCTCCGTGCCCATGGGGCAATTCACCCCGCTGTCGCAAAAGACAGGCCTGAGCAAAAAGATCGACGGCATCATCAATCATGCTCTCGCCGATGATCCCCAGCGGCGCCTCAGCTCCGTGGAGGAGATGGCCACGGCCGTGGAAAAGATCGCCGCAGAGCACCAGCGCGGCCACGTGAAGCGCGTGCGCAGCCGGAAGCTGATGACCCTGGCGGCCATCTTTGCCACCCTCGGCCTCGGGGCCGCCGTCGGCTCCTGGATCAGTGAGCGCCATGTGCCCGCCTACCTGCTCTCACGCAGCGGCGGTGATGCGGTGAAAGCGAGCCGAGAGCGTCCCTGGCGTAACAGTTTAGGCATGAGTTTCGTGCCAGTCCCGGTGCCGAAGCAGCGTCTGCTGTTCAGTCAATTTGAGACAAGGGTGAAGGAGTATGAAGCCTTTACAGCCCTCAACCAGGCGCTCTTACCTTCACTGCAAGAAGAGATCTATTCAGAACGACGTGAGGTCACAAAAAACACCCCGGCCGTGTCGTCCGAAAAGGAGCTGACGAATTGGCGAAAACCAGGTTTTAGCCAAACGCCTGATCATCCCGTTTGTGGCATGCGCCTGGCCCAAGCACGGCTGTTTTGCGCCTGGCTGACCCGCCATGAACATGATCTCGGCTGGCTGAAAGAAGGGCAAGTGTATCGCCTTCCCACGGATGCCGAGTGGAGTTTTGCCGCAGGCATCACCGACGATGCTGGCCCCTATGCTTCAGATCGTCTCTCGACAGAACCGAATCTGCTGCCGACCGGGAACTTTGCTGGCCAAGAAGTCAAACGCCTCGCGCTCTGGCCCCTGCGCCGCCCCGCAGATGCTGCGGAAGACAGCTACCCCTGCACGGCACCCGTCGGTAGCTTTCCAGCCAACGCTTATGGCCTTTTCGATCTCCACGGCAATGTGCTGGAGTGGACGATGACTCGGCTGGACGGAAGATTCGGATTTCCGCCAGATTACTTTTGCCTGCGTGGCGGCTCCTGGGCCACGGGTAGGCTTAATGAAATGCGCCCTGAGTTTCGTAAGGGCACTCGGAGCACTCGTGCTCAGGCTGATTTCGGATTCCGCATCGTGCTCGATCTAGAATCCAAGGTGGAGTCCTTGCGCTCGCTGGACCCCTTGGAATAA
- a CDS encoding RNA polymerase sigma factor, whose translation MSSRPQSTVRASFPATAWTQVVMAREGDDAASKAALEELCKGYWPAIYTYLRALGCDREEALDETQEFMTHFIQGGGLHNVSPERGRLRSYLRQSLRNHLTTVRRDAARQKRGGGKTFVSMDDVEVFDVPSEPDAADQWFDRRWAWSVVRHAMDRLEERYRKRGRTAVFEALKEGLICPDLLKPYAEIGQTLSMTENQVKLEVHRARRRFAEELRSEVAVTLSPEADTDEELRYLMSVLSFE comes from the coding sequence ATGTCTTCGCGCCCTCAATCGACTGTTCGTGCCTCTTTCCCTGCTACCGCCTGGACCCAGGTGGTCATGGCGCGGGAAGGTGATGATGCGGCTTCAAAGGCGGCGCTGGAGGAGCTGTGCAAGGGTTACTGGCCCGCCATCTACACCTACCTCCGTGCGCTGGGGTGTGATCGTGAAGAAGCCTTGGATGAGACTCAGGAGTTCATGACCCATTTCATCCAGGGTGGAGGCCTGCACAATGTCTCGCCAGAGCGCGGCAGGCTGCGCAGCTACCTGCGGCAGTCCCTGCGCAATCACCTGACGACGGTGCGCCGGGATGCTGCGCGGCAAAAACGCGGCGGAGGAAAAACCTTCGTCTCCATGGATGATGTGGAGGTCTTCGATGTGCCGAGCGAGCCGGATGCCGCTGACCAATGGTTTGACCGCCGCTGGGCCTGGAGTGTGGTTCGGCATGCCATGGATCGTCTGGAGGAGCGCTACAGGAAGCGGGGCCGCACGGCGGTGTTTGAGGCGCTGAAAGAGGGACTCATCTGCCCGGACCTGCTGAAGCCCTACGCCGAGATCGGCCAGACCCTGAGCATGACGGAAAACCAGGTGAAGCTGGAGGTGCACCGTGCCAGACGCCGCTTTGCCGAAGAGCTGCGCTCTGAAGTGGCCGTGACGCTCTCTCCCGAAGCTGACACGGATGAGGAACTGCGTTATCTCATGAGTGTCCTAAGCTTTGAGTGA
- a CDS encoding Gfo/Idh/MocA family protein: MPTVSRRSFLKNASLTAASVAFPAVVKSANPNSKLQVVSVGANGMAFSDIKNIGAHAAVKYVGFCDIDSQRFDKVDEAFPGTQHFTDFREMYAQLGDKFDAVSVGTPDHMHAKAAIMAMRLKKHVYCQKPLAHTVWESRQMRLEAEKAGVVTQMGNQIHSAIEYRLGTRLLKEGAIGKIKEVHSWVAVTGNERNKRLEPLPGAPVPANVNWDLWIGGAPMREYAPCYHPFIWRDWQDFGGGALGDFGCHILDPVFTALGLNAPLTITARNSGINQHIWPTTEEVEYVFPGNQLTAEKTLKVTWSDGGLRPDRKLAKMPDNLELPKSGSLFIGELGNMVLGHVAGPRLYPTEKFTGFKYPKEQGLSHWHVWVDACLSGSKTSDGFHYAGPLSETVQLGNVATRFCTGPIDSRTGDPLEPKILEWDAEKLSFKNFPEANALLTKTYRKGWEI; the protein is encoded by the coding sequence ATGCCCACTGTCAGCCGCCGTTCCTTCCTGAAAAATGCCTCCCTCACCGCCGCCAGCGTGGCCTTCCCCGCGGTGGTGAAATCTGCCAACCCGAACTCCAAGCTCCAGGTCGTGTCTGTGGGAGCCAACGGCATGGCCTTCAGCGACATCAAAAACATCGGTGCCCATGCGGCGGTGAAGTATGTGGGCTTCTGCGACATCGACAGCCAGCGCTTTGACAAAGTCGATGAGGCGTTCCCCGGCACGCAACACTTCACCGACTTTCGCGAAATGTATGCGCAGCTCGGGGATAAGTTCGACGCCGTGTCCGTAGGCACGCCGGATCACATGCATGCCAAGGCGGCCATCATGGCCATGCGCCTGAAAAAGCACGTCTATTGCCAGAAGCCACTGGCCCACACCGTCTGGGAATCCCGCCAGATGCGCCTCGAGGCGGAGAAGGCCGGAGTCGTTACCCAGATGGGCAATCAGATTCACTCCGCCATTGAGTATCGCCTGGGCACACGGTTGCTGAAGGAGGGGGCCATCGGGAAGATTAAGGAAGTGCACTCTTGGGTGGCCGTGACTGGCAATGAACGCAACAAACGGCTCGAGCCCCTGCCCGGTGCCCCGGTGCCTGCGAATGTGAACTGGGATCTCTGGATCGGCGGTGCGCCGATGCGTGAGTATGCGCCCTGCTACCACCCCTTCATCTGGCGTGACTGGCAGGACTTCGGCGGTGGTGCGCTGGGCGACTTCGGCTGCCACATCCTCGATCCTGTTTTCACCGCCCTGGGTCTGAACGCGCCGCTGACGATCACCGCCCGTAACAGCGGCATCAATCAACACATCTGGCCGACCACGGAGGAAGTGGAATACGTCTTCCCCGGCAATCAACTGACCGCCGAGAAAACCCTCAAAGTGACCTGGAGCGATGGCGGCCTGCGCCCGGATCGTAAGCTGGCGAAGATGCCAGATAACCTGGAACTGCCGAAGAGTGGCTCCCTCTTCATCGGTGAATTGGGCAACATGGTGTTAGGCCATGTGGCGGGCCCACGCCTGTATCCAACTGAGAAATTCACTGGTTTCAAATACCCCAAAGAGCAGGGCCTGAGCCACTGGCACGTGTGGGTGGACGCCTGTTTGTCAGGAAGCAAGACCAGCGATGGCTTCCACTACGCAGGCCCGCTCTCCGAGACCGTGCAGCTGGGCAATGTGGCCACACGTTTTTGCACCGGCCCCATCGACTCCCGCACGGGAGATCCACTCGAGCCGAAGATCTTGGAATGGGATGCGGAGAAGCTGAGCTTTAAGAACTTTCCTGAGGCTAACGCCTTGCTAACCAAGACCTACCGCAAAGGCTGGGAAATTTGA
- the fmt gene encoding methionyl-tRNA formyltransferase: protein MRILFIGTGDIGLPSLEWLLYTPKHKVVAVVTQPDKPAGRKLVLTPPQVKVRAQAAGIPVLQPEKIRHAVEELKAYDADVAVVVAYGQILPRSVLDVPKLACLNIHASLLPKYRGASPIQATIREGDAETGVTIMHMDEGLDTGDILLMDRVTIEPSDTGGTLHDKLALAAPASLEEALDLIASGPAPRKPQENDYATHCGKLKREDGRLDWTRSAVELERLIRAYNPWPGTFTLLPGSGEKPAPLKVHRAHVIPEAETCPAPGTIVNSDPKTGLIIATGSGLLALDEVQAEGGKKLPAGDFLRGKPLEVGTVLG from the coding sequence ATGCGCATCCTTTTCATTGGAACCGGGGACATCGGCCTGCCCTCGCTGGAGTGGCTTCTCTATACCCCGAAGCACAAGGTCGTGGCCGTGGTCACCCAGCCGGATAAACCCGCCGGTCGCAAGCTGGTGCTCACGCCTCCGCAGGTGAAAGTGCGGGCGCAGGCCGCAGGCATCCCCGTGCTCCAGCCGGAAAAGATCCGCCATGCCGTGGAGGAACTGAAAGCCTATGATGCCGACGTGGCCGTGGTGGTGGCCTATGGTCAGATCCTGCCGCGCTCCGTGCTGGACGTGCCCAAGCTCGCCTGCCTGAACATTCACGCCTCCCTTTTGCCCAAATATCGCGGTGCGTCGCCCATCCAGGCGACGATCCGTGAAGGCGATGCCGAAACGGGCGTCACCATCATGCACATGGATGAGGGGCTGGACACCGGTGACATCCTGCTGATGGACCGTGTCACCATCGAGCCCAGCGACACCGGCGGAACCCTGCATGACAAACTGGCCCTGGCCGCTCCCGCCAGCCTGGAGGAAGCGCTGGACCTCATCGCCTCCGGCCCAGCTCCGCGTAAACCTCAGGAGAACGACTACGCCACGCACTGTGGCAAGCTGAAGCGTGAAGACGGTCGCTTGGACTGGACCCGCAGTGCCGTGGAACTGGAGCGCCTTATCCGGGCCTACAATCCCTGGCCGGGCACCTTCACCCTGCTGCCTGGCAGCGGTGAGAAACCCGCCCCGCTGAAGGTGCATCGCGCCCATGTCATCCCCGAAGCTGAAACCTGCCCGGCTCCTGGCACGATCGTGAACAGCGATCCCAAAACCGGCCTCATCATCGCCACCGGCTCAGGACTCCTGGCCCTGGATGAAGTGCAGGCCGAAGGCGGCAAGAAGCTCCCTGCGGGCGATTTCCTGCGCGGCAAGCCGCTGGAGGTGGGGACGGTGCTGGGGTGA
- a CDS encoding adenylate kinase family protein translates to MAESQPRFRTLLILGAPGSGKGTQGKVLGSIPRFHHLACGDVFRSLDTRTPLGQKFVEYSSRGELVPDDVTVQLWRANIKQRVDSHQFKPEIDFLVLDGIPRNVDQARFMEEDIEVLKVFHLSCPDRTELARRLRKRALKDNRFDDANEKVIQHRFATYEAETKPILDYYSGDRIVEIDASQPPAKVLYDILAGVMTLQAWRDIEQMKI, encoded by the coding sequence ATGGCTGAATCTCAACCTCGTTTCCGCACCCTCCTCATTCTTGGCGCTCCTGGCAGCGGCAAGGGCACTCAGGGCAAGGTGCTCGGCTCTATTCCACGCTTTCATCATTTGGCTTGTGGCGACGTTTTCCGTTCTCTGGATACCCGCACGCCGCTGGGGCAGAAGTTTGTGGAATACTCGAGCCGTGGCGAGCTCGTCCCCGATGACGTGACGGTGCAGCTCTGGCGCGCGAACATCAAGCAGCGCGTGGACTCCCATCAATTCAAACCGGAGATCGATTTCCTGGTTCTGGATGGCATCCCGCGCAATGTGGATCAGGCTCGATTCATGGAGGAGGATATCGAGGTGCTGAAAGTGTTTCACCTCTCCTGCCCCGACCGCACGGAACTGGCCCGCCGTCTGCGCAAGCGTGCCCTGAAGGACAACCGCTTCGATGACGCCAACGAGAAGGTCATTCAGCACCGTTTCGCCACCTATGAGGCTGAGACGAAGCCGATCCTGGACTACTACAGCGGGGATCGCATTGTCGAGATTGATGCCAGCCAACCGCCTGCCAAGGTGCTCTACGATATCCTGGCCGGGGTCATGACCTTGCAAGCCTGGAGAGACATCGAACAGATGAAAATCTGA
- a CDS encoding SufE family protein, producing the protein MTLKEKQAELIDDLNLIENVQERLAALSSFIPAVTLPEEERREDQLVPGCVSRVWLDCALTPEGRSHFRCAADSPMVAGLVALLCHLYTDSAPAEVAVVEPEIWSGCSFHKALSPTRLNGLASMRQRMREWAAASS; encoded by the coding sequence ATGACCCTGAAGGAGAAACAAGCGGAACTCATCGACGACCTGAACCTGATCGAAAACGTGCAGGAGCGGTTGGCGGCACTGAGTTCCTTCATCCCCGCCGTCACCCTGCCGGAGGAGGAGCGGCGGGAGGATCAGCTCGTGCCGGGCTGTGTCTCCCGGGTCTGGCTGGACTGCGCGCTCACGCCGGAAGGACGCAGCCATTTTCGCTGTGCGGCGGACTCGCCCATGGTGGCCGGACTTGTGGCGCTTTTGTGCCATCTTTACACGGATTCGGCACCGGCTGAAGTGGCTGTGGTAGAGCCTGAAATCTGGTCTGGATGCTCATTCCATAAGGCTTTGTCGCCCACCCGACTGAATGGACTGGCCTCCATGCGCCAGCGCATGCGTGAGTGGGCGGCTGCAAGCAGCTAG
- a CDS encoding DUF3592 domain-containing protein — MSSSTDSSLSGRLWLAGMGFFLALAGLLFTWVLWTAWQRAEETRSWVATPCRIISAQVVSERPTPHSNPAFKAEVRYTFTYEGETRTGSHIKRVDSASQHEENARKKLESYPIGLDTTCYVNPAQPAQTVLKHDTRAALYSIWFPLLFVFGGLGMAWNAVRGQRR; from the coding sequence ATGTCTTCTTCCACAGATTCTTCTCTCTCGGGCCGCCTCTGGCTGGCTGGTATGGGCTTCTTCTTAGCGCTGGCGGGCCTGCTCTTTACCTGGGTGCTATGGACCGCCTGGCAGCGTGCGGAGGAGACCCGCAGCTGGGTGGCCACCCCATGCCGCATCATCTCCGCTCAGGTGGTGAGTGAGCGCCCAACACCCCATTCCAATCCGGCTTTCAAGGCGGAGGTGCGCTACACCTTCACTTATGAGGGGGAAACCCGCACTGGCTCTCACATCAAACGCGTGGACTCCGCCAGCCAGCATGAGGAAAACGCCCGCAAGAAGCTGGAGAGCTACCCGATCGGCCTGGATACGACCTGCTATGTCAACCCCGCCCAGCCGGCGCAGACCGTGCTGAAGCACGACACCCGCGCTGCCCTCTATTCCATCTGGTTTCCTCTCCTCTTCGTCTTCGGCGGCCTCGGCATGGCCTGGAATGCGGTGAGGGGGCAGCGGAGGTGA
- a CDS encoding SWIM zinc finger family protein has product MSWNREEREENQERVQREIAKRRARGESLTPLAAPKGSKKLCQTFWAQAWCRHLERYSHYEARLPAGRSYLRNGQVLDLVIEPGTLSAVVAGEHLEDTLIHIRPLDAAHWQELVQAAQGQVNSLLDLLTGNLGDGLLKILTEPETGLFPQPKEIRFDCSCPDHADLCKHSAAVLYGVAVLLDTQPDLLFTLRGVNQADLLPAAGAASAETLSPNSGAGELQGTDLSALFGIDLAE; this is encoded by the coding sequence ATGTCATGGAACCGGGAAGAGCGTGAAGAAAATCAGGAGCGCGTGCAGCGAGAGATCGCCAAACGACGCGCGCGCGGGGAGAGCCTCACGCCCTTAGCCGCGCCGAAAGGCAGCAAGAAACTCTGCCAGACCTTTTGGGCCCAAGCCTGGTGCCGCCATCTGGAGCGTTACTCCCACTATGAAGCTCGCTTGCCTGCGGGGCGGAGTTACCTCCGCAACGGGCAAGTGCTGGACCTCGTCATCGAGCCCGGCACGCTCAGCGCGGTGGTGGCGGGGGAGCATCTCGAGGATACGCTCATTCACATCCGCCCGCTGGATGCCGCGCACTGGCAGGAGCTGGTGCAGGCCGCTCAGGGACAGGTGAACTCTTTGTTAGACCTGCTCACCGGCAATCTCGGGGACGGGCTGTTGAAAATCCTGACTGAGCCTGAGACCGGACTTTTCCCTCAGCCGAAGGAGATCCGTTTCGACTGCTCCTGCCCGGATCATGCGGATCTCTGCAAGCACTCGGCCGCCGTGCTCTACGGCGTGGCGGTGTTGCTGGATACGCAGCCCGATCTGCTATTCACGCTGCGCGGGGTGAATCAGGCAGACCTCCTGCCCGCTGCGGGGGCTGCCTCTGCAGAAACCTTGAGTCCAAACTCCGGCGCAGGGGAACTGCAAGGCACCGATCTCTCGGCCCTGTTTGGCATTGATCTGGCGGAGTGA